In a single window of the Helicobacter felis ATCC 49179 genome:
- a CDS encoding RluA family pseudouridine synthase codes for MQAAYKLLSAQMGISHKQAQKLIDLGRVCLGGRKLTLARQLCPLQSKFEVQNSKAQILYQETDWLFLNKPAGVNSYALEKQHPPYKLLHRLDLPTTGVLALAQNHAHAQGLEAFKKRAVYKEYIALVQGVIKKPQTLRMPLRVQKSHIEDAKGFVKTLLDPAGRPACTKITPLKQYKNKTLLKVVITTGITHQIRAHLSALGCPIVGDVLYGGRSHQYFFLHAHRLKILDHYIQAPLPFYFEEELTP; via the coding sequence ATGCAAGCAGCCTATAAGCTTCTCAGCGCACAAATGGGCATTTCACACAAGCAGGCGCAAAAACTCATTGATTTAGGGCGTGTGTGTTTAGGGGGGCGTAAACTCACACTCGCGCGCCAGTTATGCCCTCTGCAGAGCAAATTTGAGGTGCAAAACTCTAAAGCACAAATTCTTTATCAAGAGACAGATTGGTTATTTTTAAATAAGCCTGCTGGAGTGAATAGCTACGCTTTAGAAAAACAACACCCCCCCTACAAACTTTTACACCGCCTAGATTTGCCCACAACCGGAGTGCTCGCCCTAGCCCAGAACCACGCCCACGCGCAAGGTTTAGAAGCCTTTAAAAAAAGAGCTGTGTATAAAGAATACATCGCTTTAGTGCAGGGTGTGATTAAAAAGCCCCAAACTCTGCGCATGCCCTTAAGAGTGCAAAAGAGCCACATAGAGGATGCTAAAGGCTTTGTAAAAACCTTGCTCGATCCTGCTGGTCGCCCTGCTTGCACGAAAATCACTCCCCTTAAGCAATACAAAAATAAAACCTTGCTTAAAGTGGTGATTACAACCGGGATCACGCACCAAATCCGCGCGCATTTGAGCGCACTGGGTTGTCCCATTGTAGGGGATGTGCTCTATGGGGGCAGGTCTCATCAATACTTTTTCTTGCACGCCCACCGCTTAAAGATTTTAGACCACTACATACAAGCCCCGCTCCCATTTTACTTTGAAGAGGAGTTAACCCCTTGA
- the lgt gene encoding prolipoprotein diacylglyceryl transferase, which produces MSFWNTIYSHFSPIAFSLFGINVHWYGIAYVSALLIAFFVALRAIKKDPVRFPISRSLFESYFLYAEVGVILGARLGYILVYDPNTLYYLKAPWQIFNPFYEGEFVGIRGMSYHGGLVGFLIASLLFSKIKQQNFLIYLDLIAISLPLGYVFGRIGNFLNQELFGRVVPQGDAFGQKIGILVDGVLRYPSQLIEAFLEGLVLFFVVMVAKRFTSAPGMLMVVYGLGYSLARFVSEYYREADVQMGYYFWHLSMGQILSLVMAGISLGLWGYIAWKKD; this is translated from the coding sequence TTGAGTTTTTGGAACACCATTTATAGCCATTTTAGCCCGATTGCCTTTAGTCTCTTTGGAATCAATGTCCATTGGTATGGAATCGCCTATGTGAGTGCCTTACTCATAGCTTTTTTTGTGGCTCTGCGCGCTATCAAAAAAGACCCCGTGCGTTTTCCTATCTCTAGGTCTCTTTTTGAGAGTTATTTTCTCTATGCAGAGGTGGGCGTGATTTTGGGGGCGCGGCTGGGTTATATCTTAGTTTATGATCCCAATACCCTTTACTACCTCAAAGCCCCTTGGCAAATTTTTAACCCCTTTTATGAGGGAGAATTTGTAGGGATTCGCGGAATGAGTTACCATGGGGGTTTGGTGGGGTTTTTAATCGCCTCTCTGCTTTTTAGCAAGATCAAACAACAAAACTTTTTGATTTATCTCGATCTTATCGCCATTTCCTTACCACTGGGCTATGTCTTTGGGCGCATTGGCAATTTTCTCAATCAAGAACTCTTTGGGCGCGTTGTTCCTCAAGGCGATGCTTTTGGACAAAAGATTGGAATTTTAGTCGATGGGGTTTTGCGCTACCCTAGCCAACTCATCGAGGCTTTTTTAGAGGGGTTGGTGCTCTTTTTTGTGGTGATGGTGGCTAAAAGATTTACTTCTGCTCCGGGCATGCTTATGGTTGTCTATGGTTTGGGGTATTCGCTCGCGCGCTTTGTCTCTGAGTATTACCGCGAGGCAGATGTGCAAATGGGGTATTATTTTTGGCATTTGAGCATGGGGCAAATTTTA